In the Aristaeella hokkaidonensis genome, GTTCTCATTTCCGGAAGATTTACCTTGTCCAGCACTCTGCCTGTCGGATCTGTCAGGGTTATGGTTTCCATTTTCAGCTTTCCGACCTTGAAGGCGGCATGCGGCTCCTGATTGGTGTTTTTATCATTCGCGCTGTCGCACATGACCACCTTGTATTCTCCCGGGCTGATGGAAGTCCCGGTCGGAAACTGCCACTTTCTTCCGTGATCCAGCCGGTCGCTTAATCCCCAGCCTGACAGGTCCACTGTCTCCCTGCCGGAGTTATAGATCTCCACCCAATCGCCCACGGCGCTGTTGGGATACACCTGCACGGAGTCATTACTGGCCATCACTTCGCTGATATAGACCCCTGTCTTGTTCATTGCCCGGAGGTTGATATCCATCTGGATCTCACCGCTCCGGTTGTTCGGCAGGGACGGCGTCGGCGTCTGGAACACCTGCATCTGTCCGTATTCATTCCGGCCCCAGCTGCAGTCCAGCGGCAGGTTATCAATCATGATGCGGTCCAGCACATGTCCCTGGCTGTCCGCCAGGACAATGGTCTCCCGTTCCGCGCTGATCTTGAAATTGGTATGGGGTGCGTTCTTCACACGGTCCATCCGGTCCTTGCCGGTGCAGAGCACAATATAGTATCCGTTGGCCGGGATTGTCGCGTTATCCGGGAAGCGCCATTTCAGCGGCTTACCCTCATTGTCGCTCAGTCCCAGGCCCGCCAGGGAAATCTCACGGTTTGTAGTGTTATAAAGCTCGACCCAGTCACACAGCTCGTCGTCATCATCCCGCAGGCCGGTGATCGGATCCGCCATCACCTCGTTGATGACAATGGAACCGTCGGATACGGAGATGCTCTCCCGGTACATCCGGTTGCCTTCCTCGGTGTTTTCATAACCGGGGCTGAACCAGGAAACCACTTCAAATCCATTCACCGTCAGCGCGTAGCTTTCATCGCTGGTCATGATCGGATATTTGCAGCTGTCAATCAGGTAAGCGTTCTGATCGTACAGATATACCGTCTCAATGGCACTGGAAAGCTTGAATTTGGCGTGGAGTGCCTGATTGACATTAGCCTGGTTGGTATTGTCGCAGAACACCACCACCCGGCCGTCAGCTTCCAGGCTGATATTTGGGAACAGGAATTTGATCCGGTCTCCCCGATCGCTCAGGCCCAGACCTTCCAGGTTGATAATATGATCCGTACTGTTCCAGATCTCAATCCAGTCGGCATATTTGCCGTTTTCGTCCGTCACAGCGGTATTGTTGGAGGACATGATCTCACTGATCACCAGTCCATCGTACGCACCAATGACCTCGCCAGTGTTGTCCCCGACCAGACCGGATTCCGTTCCGATGGAATAGGTCGCGCGGCGGGTCGGCTCCTTCGGTGTAACCAGGATCACGATCGCAATCAGCGCGGCAAAACCGGCCAGGAGAATAAAGTTCATCCGGATCTTCCTGCGGCGCAGTTTAGTGGCACGGGAAACCGCACGGCGTCCCTCGGTATTTGGATTCTTATCCATGGATTTCCCCTCCTTCCGGACAATCACAAATCTTATAAATTATACCACAAAGAGCAGCTCTCTGCAAACTTCTGCACGTCTTTGACGTGAGAAGTTTGCAGATCAATTCATAATTCATAATGCATAATGCATAATGAGATATACTTTCCCCTAACAGGACCCATTATGCTCCCGGTTAACAAACGAATATATCTGTATTTTCCTTCCTGCCGGATCACAAGTTTTACACTATATCACATTCGTCGAAGACGAATATTTCATATCCGAAGGATATTTCACATTGAGTCGCAGACTCAATATTTCATATTTGCGGAAGGCCTGTCCGGCCTTCGGAAAATATATCATTGGCGTCTGTTCGAATTCATTCGAACAACGCCCTTATTTCCTGTTCGCTCATGCCGCTCAGTACCGTCTCTCCCGGCGTGATCAGCCGCTCGAACAGCGCTTTCTTCCGGGCGCCCAGTTCCACCACCTGTTCCTCGATGGTTTCGCCGGTCACCATCCGGATGACAGTCACCTTTTTCTCCTGGCCGATCCGGTGTGCCCGGTCCGTCGCCTGTTCTTCCGCGGCGGGATTCCACCAGGGATCGTACAGGATGACCATATCCGCGCCTGTCAGGTTCAGGCCGGAACCGCCCGCCTTCAGGCTGATCAGGAAGATCTGTCCTTCGCCCTCATTGAAGCGGTCCACCATGGACAGCCGTTCTCCGGCCGGTGTATCGCCGTCCAGGTAAAGGGTGGAGAATCCGCTGTCTTCCAGCCGGGTCCGCAGCAGCTTCAGCATGCTGGTAAACTGGCTGAAGAGCAGGATACGCCTGCCGCTGCGAATCATCTCCGGCATCAGTTCCAGCAGCATCTCTTCCTTGCCGCTTCCGCCCCGGTAATCGGACATCACCAGCGAGGGGTGACAGCAGATTTCCCGGAGTTCCGTAATGGCACTCAGCACCTCGATGCGTCCCCGTCCGGCGCCCTTTTCCTCCAGCAGCTTGTTGATCTGGGGCCGCAGGCGTTCCAGGGCTGCCCGGTAAATCTTCTCCTGTTCCGGCGTCATTCGTGCCGTCAGGGTGGTTTCCGTCTTGTCCGGCAGTTCTTCCAGCACGTCCTGTTTCAGACGGCGGATGAGGAAAGGCTGGATCCGCCTGAGCAGGTCTTCGGCGTTCTCGCCGTCCTGGTACTTCCGGAGGAAGGTATTGTAGCCCGGCAGATAACCCGGCAGCACAAAGTCAAAGATACTCCAGAGTTCGCCGACTCCATTTTCCATCGGCGTACCGGTCAGGGCAAAGCGGGTATCCGCCTGCAGTTGCTTCACCGCCTGGGCCGCCACACTGCCGGCGTTCTTGATGTTCTGCGCTTCGTCCAGGATTACAAAACGGAAAGGATAATCCTTCAGCAGGGTAATGTCTCTCCGGATCAGCGGATAGCTGGTGATCACCACGTCCATATCGCTGTTCTGGGTAATATGCCGGATTAAGCCTGCCCGCTGCGTTCCGTTTCCGCTCAGCACTGTCACGCTCAGGTCCGGAGCGAACTTCCTGAACTCGCTCAGCCAGTTATAGGTCAGGGAGGTCGGCGCCACCACCAGGCTGGTCCGTCCGGGTTCCCGGGCCGCCAGCATCAGCGCGATAATCTGGGCGGTTTTGCCCAGGCCCATCTCGTCCGCCAGGATACCGCCCATGTGCATCTTATCCAGCCCGGCCATCCATTCATAGCCGCGCTTCTGGTAATCCCTCAGGCTCAGGCCCGAAGCCATCTCCGGCGCCTCGGTTTCCCCGCCGCCATTCGCCAGCGTCTCGGACAGGGCTTTCACCTGCTCGTCCATTTCAATTTTGACGCCGCTGTTCTCCAGCATGCTGGTCAGGTAGCCCGCACGGTATGCCCGGAGTACGATCGTATCCCGGTTCAGCTCGTTGCCGTCCCGTACCGCGGCCTCGTAGATACCCGCGGCCGTCTCCTGCCAGTTGGCCAGGTCGTTCAGGTCCAGGAATTCCCCGGTCCGGAGACGGAAGTACCGCCGTTTCCGGCTCAGGGCTTCCATCAGTTCCAGGATTTCATCCACCGGTTCGCCGTCCCGGGTCAGCATCAGCTCCAGCCGGTCGCCGTTCATCCGGATGCTTCCGGACAGGATCGGCCGCCGGGGTACAATACGCTTGAAGTCACGGCTGAGGAAAACCTCGCTGACTTCCTGCAGGCGCTTGACGCCCTTGCCGACAAAATCAAAGACCGCATCCGTTCCGCTCAGGCGGATATTCTCCCGCCCGACCCGGAAACCGGCATTGGCCAGGATATCCAGTACCCGGTGCTCCCCTTCCGCGTCCCGGAGCAGCAGCTGTTCTCCCTTATCCAGGGTAATCTTCTTCTTTTCCACGCCGAAGGGATTCAGCGCAATCTCCCCGTAGGAGAACCGGACGGAAGCGATCACGCTCTTTCCGTCCTTATCCAGGTAAACCTCGCTCTTCAGCGGCAGGCGGACCAGCCGCTGGCGCAGTTCCTCCCCGATTTCCACCGCGCCGCGGATCTTCAGGTACGGCAGCACCTCGCCGATCACCCGCTCCGTATCCTCCAGCGGGTATTCCATGAGGCTGCGGCCCTCATACTGGTTTTCATAGATCAGCCGGATCAGCCGGGTCTGTTCCCGTTCCGTCCGGATCAGGCTTCCGCCGGTCATTACCCAGGCACAGTCCGCCGTTACCGGCTGCAGATCCGGCGGGATTTTTCCGCTCACCTGCAGTCCCCGCGGTCCAAGGTTCACCGTAAAGTGTACCGGCACCTGAACACCCCGCAGCGGTTTGCAGTGGACAATCTTACCGCTCTGGTCCATGATGCGCAGCACCGTGTCTCCGTCCAGGTCCAGCATTTCCTTCGCAAACGGATCCGGCAGCCGCATCAGCCGGTTAGCCGCCGGATTCGCCGCCCGGCTTCCCGGCTCCTGCACGGAGCACAGCTTCCGCAGGATGTCCAGCACGCGCATATCATCGTCCGTGTACCGCATCCACTCAGGCTGATAGGTAAAGTCCTTGCCCAGCGGCAGGACCTCATTCTCATCCGCCGCCGCCAGGAATCCGCGGATATCCTTGATCACATAGAGCTTCTTTTCACCGGTCCGCAGGCCGACCCGCAGTTCCTGCCCCGCTTTCTGTGGAAGCACAAGGGTCACTTCCAGCCGGACGTTTGCTTCGGCGGGCATCTCCCGCA is a window encoding:
- a CDS encoding DEAD/DEAH box helicase, yielding MRLNPLLMEKLAGAEEYAAGRDLEEIGAVKTAEEDKGMIRYTVTDQGLHSVTLTRRLVIHCDCDVFLHKGCCRHAVAVWLYADRRKVPESMMKKQAPDTAAELTDMILREMPAEANVRLEVTLVLPQKAGQELRVGLRTGEKKLYVIKDIRGFLAAADENEVLPLGKDFTYQPEWMRYTDDDMRVLDILRKLCSVQEPGSRAANPAANRLMRLPDPFAKEMLDLDGDTVLRIMDQSGKIVHCKPLRGVQVPVHFTVNLGPRGLQVSGKIPPDLQPVTADCAWVMTGGSLIRTEREQTRLIRLIYENQYEGRSLMEYPLEDTERVIGEVLPYLKIRGAVEIGEELRQRLVRLPLKSEVYLDKDGKSVIASVRFSYGEIALNPFGVEKKKITLDKGEQLLLRDAEGEHRVLDILANAGFRVGRENIRLSGTDAVFDFVGKGVKRLQEVSEVFLSRDFKRIVPRRPILSGSIRMNGDRLELMLTRDGEPVDEILELMEALSRKRRYFRLRTGEFLDLNDLANWQETAAGIYEAAVRDGNELNRDTIVLRAYRAGYLTSMLENSGVKIEMDEQVKALSETLANGGGETEAPEMASGLSLRDYQKRGYEWMAGLDKMHMGGILADEMGLGKTAQIIALMLAAREPGRTSLVVAPTSLTYNWLSEFRKFAPDLSVTVLSGNGTQRAGLIRHITQNSDMDVVITSYPLIRRDITLLKDYPFRFVILDEAQNIKNAGSVAAQAVKQLQADTRFALTGTPMENGVGELWSIFDFVLPGYLPGYNTFLRKYQDGENAEDLLRRIQPFLIRRLKQDVLEELPDKTETTLTARMTPEQEKIYRAALERLRPQINKLLEEKGAGRGRIEVLSAITELREICCHPSLVMSDYRGGSGKEEMLLELMPEMIRSGRRILLFSQFTSMLKLLRTRLEDSGFSTLYLDGDTPAGERLSMVDRFNEGEGQIFLISLKAGGSGLNLTGADMVILYDPWWNPAAEEQATDRAHRIGQEKKVTVIRMVTGETIEEQVVELGARKKALFERLITPGETVLSGMSEQEIRALFE